From Candidatus Neomarinimicrobiota bacterium, the proteins below share one genomic window:
- a CDS encoding beta-N-acetylhexosaminidase, whose product MPVPAKFELRDGRFRVTEEFALAVSGPEASRVYGGATRMLRRLSGRTGFFFSQAFIGTDDTTSRAPLKLEWQRIGQVVLGEVESYTLEVTRDQITLAAETDIGIVRGLETLLQLLAVDRRGYYFPAIRIEDAPRFPWRGLLIDACRHFMPVEVIKRNLDGMAAVKLNVLHWHLSEDQGFRVESRTHPRLHQLGSDGLYYTQEQIKEVIAYADARGIRVMPEFDIPGHATSWLVAYPELASAPGPYTIERKWGIFDPTMDPTREETYAFLDAFFKEMSTLFPDQYMHIGGDEVNGNQWNANPEIQAFMRAHQLPDNHALQSYFNRRVLKILTSYGRKLVGWDEIFHPDLPTNIVIQSWRGQEALVEAARRGYQSILSNGYYIDLIQPTGYHYLNDPVPEGAELIGEEQANILGGEATMWAEFVTPETIDSRIWPRLAAIAERLWSPAHVREVEDMYRRLDEVSFHLEELGLTHERNYPLMLRRLSNNADTEPLKVLVDVIEPVKIYNRPRQREYTSYSPLTRVVDAARPDARVARNFRRLVKDYLLTKQAHPVPRKRFLAFGRKERSPQAEEIATWLALWRDNHARLKVIIVQSPILKEIETLSADLGYISATGLEALEYLEAGKRASRKWVQEKRQQIEAANQPRGQVELMVISAIDALVQAAGGVFPTEAD is encoded by the coding sequence ATGCCTGTACCGGCCAAGTTTGAGTTAAGAGACGGCCGTTTCAGAGTGACGGAGGAATTCGCGTTAGCCGTGAGTGGCCCGGAAGCTAGCCGGGTTTATGGTGGCGCAACCCGCATGCTCCGGCGTCTGTCCGGGCGAACGGGTTTCTTCTTTTCCCAGGCTTTTATTGGCACAGATGATACTACCAGTCGTGCGCCGCTGAAGCTAGAGTGGCAACGCATTGGCCAGGTGGTCCTCGGCGAAGTCGAATCGTATACCCTGGAGGTGACCCGTGATCAGATCACCCTTGCCGCCGAGACCGACATCGGTATTGTGAGGGGGCTGGAAACCCTGCTGCAGCTGTTAGCCGTGGACCGTAGGGGGTATTATTTCCCGGCTATCAGGATCGAAGATGCCCCCCGGTTTCCGTGGCGCGGTCTGTTGATTGATGCTTGCCGCCATTTTATGCCCGTAGAGGTTATTAAGCGCAACCTTGATGGTATGGCGGCCGTTAAGCTGAACGTGCTGCACTGGCACTTAAGTGAAGACCAGGGCTTCCGGGTTGAGTCCCGGACGCACCCCAGGCTGCATCAGCTGGGATCGGATGGGCTCTATTATACCCAGGAACAGATAAAGGAGGTTATTGCCTATGCCGATGCTCGGGGCATCCGGGTCATGCCTGAATTCGATATCCCCGGCCATGCCACCAGCTGGTTGGTCGCTTACCCCGAGCTGGCCAGCGCCCCGGGCCCTTATACGATTGAGCGTAAATGGGGCATATTTGACCCCACCATGGATCCAACCCGGGAAGAGACCTATGCTTTTCTGGATGCTTTCTTTAAGGAGATGAGCACCCTGTTTCCTGACCAGTATATGCACATCGGGGGTGATGAGGTCAATGGCAACCAGTGGAACGCCAATCCTGAGATTCAGGCCTTCATGCGTGCCCACCAGTTACCCGATAACCATGCTCTCCAGAGCTACTTCAATCGTCGGGTGCTTAAGATTCTCACCAGTTACGGCCGCAAGTTGGTCGGTTGGGATGAGATTTTCCATCCGGATTTGCCTACCAATATTGTTATCCAATCGTGGCGGGGGCAGGAGGCTTTGGTGGAAGCGGCCCGGCGGGGATACCAGAGCATCCTGTCCAATGGCTATTACATCGACCTCATCCAGCCCACCGGCTATCACTATCTCAACGATCCCGTTCCCGAGGGGGCTGAACTCATCGGTGAAGAACAGGCTAATATTCTGGGTGGTGAGGCCACTATGTGGGCCGAGTTTGTTACTCCGGAAACGATAGATTCCCGGATCTGGCCTCGTCTGGCAGCCATTGCCGAGCGGCTGTGGTCTCCCGCCCACGTTCGGGAGGTTGAGGATATGTATCGTCGCCTGGACGAGGTGAGTTTTCATCTGGAAGAGCTGGGCCTGACTCACGAAAGGAACTATCCCCTGATGCTGCGACGATTATCGAACAACGCTGACACTGAGCCTTTGAAAGTATTGGTTGACGTTATTGAGCCGGTGAAGATATATAACCGGCCCCGGCAGCGGGAGTATACATCTTATTCACCGCTGACGCGGGTGGTGGATGCCGCCCGCCCGGATGCTAGAGTGGCCCGGAACTTCCGGCGGCTGGTCAAGGATTACCTGCTTACGAAGCAGGCCCATCCAGTTCCTAGAAAACGGTTTCTGGCTTTCGGGCGTAAAGAGCGCTCTCCGCAGGCTGAAGAGATTGCGACCTGGCTGGCCTTGTGGCGGGACAACCATGCCCGCCTGAAGGTGATCATCGTCCAGTCACCTATCCTGAAGGAAATCGAGACGCTCTCTGCAGACCTGGGATATATCTCAGCGACGGGATTGGAGGCATTGGAGTATCTTGAGGCGGGGAAGCGGGCCTCAAGGAAGTGGGTGCAAGAAAAGCGTCAACAGATTGAAGCCGCCAATCAGCCTCGCGGGCAGGTGGAACTGATGGTGATAAGCGCCATTGATGCTTTAGTCCAGGCGGCGGGCGGTGTGTTTCCAACAGAGGCGGATTAA